Proteins co-encoded in one Papaver somniferum cultivar HN1 chromosome 5, ASM357369v1, whole genome shotgun sequence genomic window:
- the LOC113281893 gene encoding uncharacterized protein LOC113281893, with amino-acid sequence MTGTNGEGTNPPIRSLRDYMYPTRVSQLSCIVLPTTTAIYEIRASTIQALPKFYGEENENPYYHIRDFEEFCGTMKFKDLADEYLKLRLFPFSLKDKAKSWLNALAPSLISTWNDMTNIFLHKLFPRHKTTAIRQKLYSFSQQEGESLYDYLERFHDLLLQCPHHGFDTPRITLILYEGLDYKTLTTVESLCGGNFPDKSAEEGYKFLHEVAEKNQEWEATETIRSVTSSNGVHRVDNDFEAKFAGLTRRLESLERKAKIKPVDFITHPSSIPSDFSDQSIPSLEESMSLFVQATQRSMANLEHQLDQLASQLNEREKDQISRQIQPNSKGPFEVSTSGSKPTHHVQAYSTLRSGRIVDNHVSDPEENKQVRNPPAIKQVTPSTPKETNETEKGKSEISYVPRAHFLQALLPRKKGVSSSDILEVFKQVKVNIPLLDYIKQIPSYAKFLKDMCTVKRKLNAHKKAFLTEQVSLIITQKTPPKFKDPGGPTIACTIGEHRIEHALLDLGASVNLLPYSVYVQLELGNLKPTNVTLQLADRYTKIPRGVVEDVLIQVQGFIYHIDFIFLDTQPVSNPSGNIPVILGRPFLATSNAVINCQNGIMELTFGNMKIEINVFHLSSSSSIFETCEHVCMIDSMNDYTCCYNENLKNISENFADRVEFIETELSDNCLSYFADSDDGVLYETASLNHSFIDPYSSSQNACMKIEYMDTGQVIHNEKMDQKFVCLDLDSNSDYLMLAENFSTLPLLISSESNVSSGVISTWLGANLGYKTSVDMSKHHLHVMLIFELFHMTRWAGWNYSPFNCRVDINLFITVGFNPYCCMILFLVDFLCWVDPQLFGLYIYAGRLLLCINLHFV; translated from the coding sequence ATGACGGGAACGAATGGTGAGGGTACGAACCCTCCGATTAGAAGTTTGAGAGACTATATGTATCCAACTAGAGTCTCTCAACTTTCTTGTATTGTTTTGCCTACCACCACAGCAATCTATGAGATTAGAGCAAGCACCATTCAAGCACTTCCTAAATTTTATGGCGAGGAGAATGAAAATCCTTACTACCACATTAGAGATTTTGAAGAATTCTGTGGAACAATGAAATTCAAAGACTTAGCTGATGAGTATCTTAAACTTAGGTTGTTCCCTTTTTCCTTAAAGGATAAGGCTAAATCTTGGCTAAATGCGTTAGCTCCTTCATTAATTAGTACCTGGAATGACATGACTAATATATTCTTGCATAAACTCTTTCCTAGGCATAAAACTACTGCCATTCGTCAAAAACTATATAGTTTTTCgcaacaagaaggagaatctcTTTATGACTATTTAGAGAGGTTCCATGATCTCTTGTtacaatgtccacaccatgggtTTGACACTCCTAGGATCACGTTGATCCTTTATGAGGGATTAGATTACAAAACATTGACTACGGTAGAATCACTTTGTGGTGGTAATTTTCCCGAtaaaagtgctgaagaaggttATAAATTTTTGCATGAAGTAGCTGAAAAAAACCAAGAGTGGGAGGCTACAGAAACCATAAGATCAGTAACCAGTAGCAATGGGGTTCACAGAGTTGACAATGACTTCGAGGCCAAGTTCGCTGGTTTGACACGAAGACTTGAGTCGTTAGAAAGAAAGGCTAAAATTAAGCCTGTTGATTTTATTACACATCCATCTTCTATTCCTAGCGATTTTTCTGACCAAAGTATCCCTAGTTTGGAAGAAAGCATGAGCTTGTTTGTGCAGGCTACTCAAAGATCTATGGCGAACTTAGAGCATCAACTAGACCAGCTTGCTAGCCAACTGAATGAGCGGGAGAAGGATCAGATCTCGCGTCAAATACAGCCCAACTCCAAGGGTCCTTTTGAGGTAAGCACATCTGGTTCTAAGCCGACTCATCATGTCCAGGCCTACTCTACTCTAAGAAGTGGACGGATCGTTGATAACCATGTTAGTGATCCTGAGGAGAACAAGCAAGTTAGGAACCCGCCTGCCATTAAACAGGTAACTCCTTCAACACCAAAGGAAACGAATGAAACCGAGAAAGGTAAATCTGAAATTTCTTATGTTCCTCGCGCTCATTTTCTTCAAGCATTACTACCCCGTAAGAAAGGAGTTAGCTCCAGTGacatcttagaagtgtttaaacagGTTAAAGTTAACATTCCTCTCTTAGATTACATTAAACAAAttccttcttatgccaagtttctaaaAGATATGTGCACTGTGAAACGAAAATTGAATGCACATAAGAAAGCTTTCCTTACTGAACAGGTAAGCTTGATTATTACACAGAAAACTCCACCCAAATTTAAAGATCCAGGTGGTCCTACGAttgcttgcactataggagaacatagAATTGAACATGCATTGTTAGATTTAGGGGCCAGTGTGAATCTCTTGCCATATTCTGTGTATGTGCAGTTAGAACTTGGTAATTTGAAACCCACTAATGTTACCCTCCAATTGGCTGATAGGTACACTAAAATTCCTAGGGGAGTggtagaggatgttcttatacaGGTTCAAGGTTTTATTTATcacattgattttatttttttggatacTCAACCTGTTTCTAATCCTAGTGGgaacattcctgtcatcttaggtagACCTTTCTTGGCTACCTCAAATGCGGTTATCAATTGTCAGAATGGGATCATGGAACTTacttttggaaatatgaaaataGAGATAAATGTGTTTCACCTttcaagttcatcttcgattTTTGAAACCTGTGAACATGTATGCATGATTGAtagtatgaatgattatacttgcTGTTACAATGAGAATCTCAAAAACATTTCTGAAAACTTTGCAGATCGTGTGGAGTTTATTGAAACTGAATTATCGGATAATTGCTTATCTTATTTTGCCGATTCTGACGATGGTGTCTTATACGAAACTGCCTCATTGAATCATTCCTTCATTGATCCATATAGTAGTTCTCAGAATGCTTGTATGAAGATTGAGTATATGGATACTGGTCAGGTAATTCACAATGAAAAAATGGACCAGAAGTTTGTTTGTCTAGATCTTGATTCCAACTCCGATTATCTCATGCTTGCTGAAAATTTTAGTACATTGCCGCTACTGATCTCTAGTGAAAGTAATGTGTCCAGTGGAGTTATTTCAACATGGTTAGGGGCAAATTTAGGGTATAAGACAAGTGTTGACATGTCTAAACATCATTTGCATGTTATGCTTATATTTGAGTTGTTTCACATGACCAGATGGGCAGGTTGGAATTATAGTCCTTTTAATTGCAGGGTTGATATCAATTTGTTTATTACTGTGGGCTTTAATCCTTATTGTTGTATGATCCTCTTTTTAGTGGACTTCCtgtgttgggttgatccccaacttttcggGCTTTACATATATGCTGGCAGGTTGCTGTTATGCATCAATCTTCACTTTGTTTGA